From one Streptomyces sp. N50 genomic stretch:
- a CDS encoding TIGR00730 family Rossman fold protein, which translates to MKICVFLSAADLDERYTRPAREFAELLGKGGHTLVWGGSESGLMKVVADGVQAAGGRLVGVSVTFLAASARADADEMVIAADLAERKRLLLEKSDAVVIMVGGTGTLDEATEILELKKHGHTDKPVVLLNTAGFYDGLKTQFRRMDDEGFLPVPLTDLVFFAEEPVGALAYLEESQGIE; encoded by the coding sequence ATGAAGATCTGTGTCTTTCTCTCCGCCGCCGACCTGGACGAGCGCTACACGCGCCCCGCGCGCGAGTTCGCGGAACTGCTCGGCAAGGGCGGGCACACGCTCGTGTGGGGCGGTTCGGAGTCCGGGCTGATGAAGGTGGTCGCCGACGGCGTACAGGCGGCCGGCGGCCGGCTGGTGGGCGTCTCGGTGACCTTCCTGGCGGCTTCCGCGCGGGCGGACGCCGACGAGATGGTGATCGCGGCCGACCTCGCCGAACGCAAGAGGCTGCTCCTGGAGAAGTCCGACGCCGTGGTGATCATGGTCGGCGGCACCGGGACGCTGGACGAGGCGACGGAGATCCTGGAGCTGAAGAAGCACGGCCATACCGACAAGCCGGTGGTGCTGCTCAACACCGCGGGCTTCTACGACGGCCTGAAGACCCAGTTCCGGCGTATGGACGACGAGGGGTTCCTGCCCGTCCCGCTCACCGACCTGGTGTTCTTCGCGGAGGAGCCGGTGGGGGCGCTGGCCTACCTGGAGGAGAGCCAGGGCATCGAGTGA
- a CDS encoding alpha/beta fold hydrolase, whose product MDKKTVSRDGTAIAYERIGAGPPVVLVGGAMTTGDGLLPLAAQLAHRFGAVPYDRRGRGASGDTAPFAVAREVEDLAALIDAVGGSAALYGHSSGAALALHAAASGLPVTQVALYEPPFALDTTGAKERAEYTERLTELLAEGRRGDAVALFMALTGAPPEMIDGARHSPMWPGMEAIAPTLAYDDAAMGGGLVPAERLASLSVPVLTIAGGASAEWMREAARAVADAAPDGTYRTLDGQTHMVDPAVLAPVLTEFFAN is encoded by the coding sequence ATGGACAAGAAGACTGTTTCGCGCGACGGCACCGCCATCGCGTACGAACGCATCGGTGCGGGCCCGCCCGTCGTCCTGGTCGGTGGCGCGATGACGACGGGCGACGGGCTCCTGCCGCTCGCCGCGCAGCTCGCGCACCGGTTCGGAGCCGTCCCGTACGACCGCCGCGGCCGGGGCGCGAGCGGCGACACGGCGCCGTTCGCGGTGGCCCGGGAGGTCGAGGACCTCGCGGCGCTGATCGACGCCGTGGGCGGCAGCGCGGCTCTCTACGGCCACTCGTCCGGCGCCGCCCTCGCCCTGCACGCGGCGGCGAGCGGCCTGCCGGTGACCCAAGTCGCCCTGTACGAGCCCCCGTTCGCCCTCGACACGACCGGCGCCAAGGAGCGCGCCGAGTACACCGAACGCCTCACGGAACTCCTCGCCGAGGGCCGCCGCGGCGACGCCGTAGCGCTCTTCATGGCGCTCACCGGCGCACCCCCGGAGATGATCGACGGCGCCCGCCACTCCCCCATGTGGCCCGGCATGGAGGCCATCGCCCCCACGCTCGCCTACGACGACGCGGCCATGGGTGGCGGTCTGGTGCCGGCGGAGCGGCTGGCGTCCTTGTCCGTCCCGGTGCTGACCATCGCGGGCGGCGCGAGCGCCGAGTGGATGCGGGAGGCCGCCCGGGCCGTGGCGGACGCGGCGCCGGACGGGACGTACCGCACGCTGGACGGTCAGACCCACATGGTGGACCCGGCCGTCCTGGCACCGGTGCTCACGGAGTTCTTCGCCAACTAG
- a CDS encoding methionine synthase, which translates to MSNNSQFSFGPATGVGSLPGTDAREAAKTATGAFEDFPFLPELPARGPGADMIGRTAGLLVEVYARVEPSGWRIGDRPGRDTKRAWAWLGEDLDAFEEFTQGYEGPLKVQAVGPWSLAASLELRNGEAVLSDLGACRDLAGSLAEGLRDHLADVRRRVPGAQIVLQLDEPSLIGVLRGHVRSASGYRTYRAVDRQLVESTLREVVGVHADGPVVVHSCAPDVPFALLRRAGAAGVSFDFSLLTERDDDVIGEAVEAGTRLFAGVVPGTVTALSDPAGSVMGVRTLWRRLGLRPGLLAEAVTITPSCGLAGASPEYARQALAHCVRAARSLADNPE; encoded by the coding sequence GTGAGCAACAACAGCCAGTTCAGCTTCGGTCCCGCCACCGGTGTCGGTTCCCTGCCCGGCACCGACGCCCGTGAGGCCGCGAAGACCGCGACCGGGGCCTTCGAGGACTTCCCGTTCCTGCCCGAGCTGCCCGCCCGGGGACCCGGCGCGGACATGATCGGCCGGACCGCGGGGCTGCTCGTCGAGGTGTACGCGCGTGTGGAGCCCAGCGGGTGGCGGATCGGGGACCGGCCGGGGCGGGACACGAAGCGGGCGTGGGCGTGGCTGGGGGAGGACCTCGACGCGTTCGAGGAGTTCACTCAGGGGTACGAGGGGCCGCTCAAGGTGCAGGCGGTGGGGCCCTGGTCGCTCGCCGCCAGTCTGGAACTGAGGAACGGCGAGGCCGTGCTCTCTGACCTCGGCGCCTGCCGGGACCTCGCCGGTTCGCTCGCCGAGGGCCTGCGCGACCACCTCGCCGACGTCCGACGCCGCGTCCCCGGCGCCCAGATCGTGCTGCAGCTCGACGAGCCGTCCCTGATCGGCGTACTGCGCGGACATGTCAGGTCCGCCAGCGGCTACCGCACCTACCGCGCCGTGGACCGCCAACTCGTCGAGAGCACCCTCCGCGAGGTCGTCGGCGTGCACGCGGACGGTCCGGTCGTCGTCCACTCCTGCGCACCGGACGTGCCGTTCGCCCTGCTGCGCCGGGCGGGCGCGGCCGGGGTCTCCTTCGACTTCTCGCTCCTCACCGAGCGTGACGACGACGTGATCGGCGAGGCGGTCGAGGCCGGCACCCGGCTCTTCGCCGGTGTCGTGCCGGGCACGGTCACCGCGTTGTCAGACCCTGCCGGTAGCGTCATGGGTGTCAGGACGCTGTGGCGCAGGCTGGGGCTGCGACCGGGACTTCTCGCGGAGGCGGTCACGATCACCCCGTCGTGCGGACTCGCGGGGGCTTCTCCCGAGTACGCGCGCCAGGCCCTCGCCCACTGCGTCCGGGCGGCGAGATCCCTCGCGGACAACCCTGAGTGA
- a CDS encoding DUF427 domain-containing protein has protein sequence MAQGHTITIEQGDRHVRVVHGDQVLAESDRPLVLKETGSPVRYYIPPEDVRLDLLTPSETHTHCPFKGDASYWSLPDSPDLVWAYPDPKPDVAQIKDHLCFYEVEVS, from the coding sequence ATGGCCCAAGGACACACGATCACGATCGAGCAGGGCGACCGGCACGTCCGCGTCGTCCACGGCGACCAGGTGCTGGCGGAGAGCGACCGCCCCCTCGTCCTGAAGGAGACCGGTTCTCCGGTGCGGTACTACATCCCCCCGGAGGATGTACGTCTCGACCTCCTGACCCCCTCCGAGACCCACACCCACTGCCCCTTCAAGGGCGACGCGTCCTACTGGTCGCTGCCGGACTCCCCCGACCTGGTGTGGGCGTACCCCGACCCCAAGCCGGACGTAGCCCAGATCAAGGACCACCTCTGCTTCTACGAAGTAGAAGTGTCGTAG
- the ligA gene encoding NAD-dependent DNA ligase LigA, producing the protein MAGDRQAETAVPAEAREKHAQLAEQIEEHRFRYYVNDAPVVSDADFDKLLRSLEALEEEYPELRTPDSPTQKVAGAYETEFTSVVHRSRMLSLDNAFDDLELAAWAERVHKDVGTSDHHFLCELKVDGLAVNLTYEHGRLTRAATRGDGRTGEDITPNVRTIAEIPDRLTGDRVPDLVEIRGEVYFPMEKFEELNARLVEAGDKPFANPRNAAAGSLRQKDPRVTATRPLHMVVHGIGALEGFDPLTRLSEAYALLKSWGLPTSSYNKVVDDLDGVREFIRYYGENRHSVAHEIDGVVVKLDEIPLQGRLGSTSRAPRWAIAWKYAPEEVNTKLVNIRVGVGRTGRVTPYAQVEPVTVAGSEVEFATLHNQEVVKAKGVLIGDTVVLRKAGDVIPEILGPVADLRDGSEREFVMPAECPECGTPLRPMKEGDIDLRCPNARACPAQLRERLFYLAGRKALDIDHFGYVSAAALTQPLEPADPPLKDEGDLFDLTIEQLLPIKAYVLDQNSGLPKRDPNTGEEKIVTVFANQQGEPKKNALAMLETIAAAKDSPLARILTGLSIRHVGPVAAEALAREFRSIERIEQATEKELADTDGVGGIIAASLKEWFAEDWHQEILRKWRAAGVRMEDEGSGEDEGPRPLEGLTVVVTGTLEHFTRDGAKDALQSRGAKVTGSVSKKTSFVVVGDNPGSKYDKAMQVKVPVLNEDGFVVLLEQGPEAAAEVALPVEE; encoded by the coding sequence GTGGCCGGCGACAGGCAAGCGGAGACGGCGGTGCCCGCAGAGGCACGGGAGAAGCACGCGCAGCTCGCTGAGCAGATCGAGGAGCACCGCTTCCGGTACTACGTGAACGACGCGCCGGTCGTCAGCGACGCGGACTTCGACAAGCTCCTGCGCTCCCTGGAGGCGCTGGAGGAGGAGTACCCGGAGCTGCGCACGCCGGACTCGCCGACCCAGAAGGTCGCGGGGGCGTACGAGACGGAGTTCACCTCCGTCGTCCACCGCTCCCGCATGCTCTCCCTGGACAACGCGTTCGACGACCTGGAGCTGGCGGCCTGGGCCGAGCGCGTCCACAAGGACGTCGGTACCTCCGACCACCACTTCCTGTGCGAGCTGAAGGTCGACGGCCTCGCCGTCAACCTGACGTATGAGCACGGCCGCCTCACGCGCGCGGCGACCCGCGGTGACGGCCGTACGGGCGAGGACATCACGCCCAACGTCCGCACGATCGCGGAGATCCCGGACCGCCTCACCGGCGACCGCGTGCCCGACCTCGTGGAGATCCGCGGCGAGGTCTACTTCCCGATGGAGAAGTTCGAGGAGCTCAACGCCCGGCTGGTCGAGGCCGGCGACAAGCCCTTCGCCAATCCCCGTAACGCGGCGGCGGGTTCACTGCGCCAGAAGGACCCCCGCGTCACCGCCACCCGCCCCCTGCACATGGTCGTGCACGGCATCGGCGCCCTGGAGGGCTTCGACCCCCTCACCCGCCTCTCCGAGGCGTACGCCCTGCTGAAGTCCTGGGGCCTGCCGACCTCGTCGTACAACAAGGTGGTCGACGACCTCGACGGCGTACGGGAGTTCATCCGGTACTACGGCGAGAACCGCCACTCCGTGGCGCACGAGATCGACGGCGTCGTCGTCAAGCTCGACGAGATCCCCCTCCAGGGGCGACTCGGATCCACCTCCCGCGCCCCGCGCTGGGCGATCGCGTGGAAGTACGCGCCGGAGGAGGTCAACACCAAGCTCGTCAACATCCGTGTGGGCGTGGGCCGTACGGGCCGGGTCACGCCGTACGCCCAGGTCGAGCCGGTGACGGTGGCCGGCTCGGAGGTCGAGTTCGCGACCCTGCACAACCAGGAGGTCGTCAAGGCCAAGGGCGTCCTCATCGGCGACACGGTGGTGCTGCGCAAGGCCGGTGACGTCATCCCGGAGATCCTCGGCCCGGTCGCCGACCTGCGCGACGGCAGCGAGCGGGAGTTCGTGATGCCGGCCGAGTGCCCCGAGTGCGGGACGCCGCTGCGGCCGATGAAGGAGGGCGACATCGACCTCCGCTGCCCGAACGCCCGTGCCTGTCCTGCCCAGTTGAGGGAGCGGCTCTTCTACCTCGCGGGCCGCAAGGCGCTGGACATCGACCACTTCGGCTATGTGTCGGCCGCCGCTCTCACCCAGCCGCTGGAGCCGGCCGACCCGCCGCTGAAGGACGAGGGAGACCTGTTCGACCTCACCATCGAGCAGTTGCTGCCCATCAAGGCGTACGTCCTCGACCAGAACAGCGGGCTGCCCAAGCGCGACCCGAACACCGGCGAGGAGAAGATCGTGACGGTCTTCGCCAACCAGCAGGGCGAGCCCAAGAAGAACGCGCTCGCGATGCTGGAGACCATCGCGGCGGCCAAGGACAGCCCGCTCGCCCGCATCCTCACCGGCCTGTCGATCCGTCATGTCGGCCCGGTCGCGGCCGAGGCGCTGGCCCGCGAGTTCCGTTCGATCGAGCGGATCGAGCAGGCCACCGAGAAGGAGTTGGCGGACACCGACGGCGTCGGCGGGATCATCGCCGCCTCCCTCAAGGAGTGGTTCGCCGAGGACTGGCACCAGGAGATCCTGCGCAAGTGGCGGGCGGCCGGGGTCCGGATGGAGGACGAGGGGTCCGGCGAGGACGAGGGCCCGCGCCCGCTCGAAGGTCTCACCGTGGTCGTCACCGGCACACTCGAGCACTTCACGCGGGACGGGGCGAAGGACGCCCTGCAGAGCCGGGGAGCGAAAGTGACCGGTTCTGTTTCGAAGAAGACGTCTTTCGTCGTCGTAGGTGACAATCCTGGTTCGAAGTACGACAAGGCAATGCAGGTCAAGGTGCCTGTTCTGAACGAGGACGGCTTCGTCGTCCTGCTGGAACAGGGACCCGAGGCGGCCGCCGAAGTCGCGCTTCCGGTCGAGGAGTAG
- the mnmA gene encoding tRNA 2-thiouridine(34) synthase MnmA — protein MTETSQRPRPLRVLAAMSGGVDSAVAAARAAEAGHDVTGVHLALSANPQSFRTGARGCCTIEDSRDARRAADVIGIPFYVWDLADRFREDVVEDFVAEYEAGRTPNPCLRCNEKIKFAALLDKALALGFDAVCTGHYAQVIVNEDGTRELHRASDMAKDQSYVLGVLDERQLAHALFPLGDTVTTKDEIRAEAERRGLAVAKKPDSHDICFIADGDTQGFLANRLGKAEGDIVDESGSVIGSHEGAYGFTIGQRKGLRIGTPAADGKPRYVLDISPVDNTVTVGPAASLDVSGLTAVKPRWCGTAPTGPGTYTAQLRAHGGETEVTAELVDGTLEVSFTEPVRGVAPGQAIVLYDDTRVVGSATIATTTRAATAMA, from the coding sequence ATGACTGAGACCTCGCAGCGCCCCCGCCCCCTTCGCGTACTCGCCGCCATGTCGGGCGGCGTCGATTCCGCCGTCGCCGCCGCCCGTGCCGCGGAAGCCGGCCACGACGTGACCGGCGTCCACCTCGCGCTCTCCGCGAACCCGCAATCGTTCCGCACGGGCGCGCGTGGCTGTTGCACGATCGAGGACTCACGGGACGCCCGCCGCGCCGCCGACGTCATCGGCATCCCGTTCTACGTCTGGGACCTCGCCGACCGCTTCCGCGAGGACGTCGTCGAGGACTTCGTCGCCGAGTACGAGGCCGGCCGCACCCCGAACCCGTGCCTGCGCTGCAACGAGAAGATCAAGTTCGCCGCGCTCCTCGACAAGGCGCTCGCCCTGGGCTTCGACGCGGTCTGCACCGGCCACTACGCCCAGGTGATCGTGAACGAGGACGGCACCCGCGAACTGCACCGCGCCTCCGACATGGCCAAGGACCAGTCGTACGTCCTCGGCGTCCTTGACGAGCGGCAGCTCGCGCACGCCCTCTTCCCGCTCGGCGACACGGTCACGACGAAGGACGAGATCCGCGCGGAGGCCGAGCGCCGCGGCCTCGCGGTCGCCAAGAAGCCCGACTCGCACGACATCTGCTTCATCGCCGACGGCGACACCCAGGGCTTCCTCGCGAACCGCCTCGGCAAGGCCGAGGGCGACATCGTCGACGAGTCCGGCTCCGTCATCGGCTCGCACGAGGGCGCGTACGGCTTCACCATCGGCCAGCGCAAGGGCCTGCGCATCGGCACCCCGGCCGCCGACGGCAAGCCGCGCTACGTTCTGGACATCTCCCCGGTGGACAACACGGTGACGGTCGGCCCGGCCGCCTCCCTCGACGTCAGCGGCCTCACCGCCGTCAAGCCCCGCTGGTGCGGCACGGCCCCGACCGGCCCCGGCACCTACACCGCCCAGCTCCGCGCCCACGGCGGCGAGACCGAGGTCACCGCCGAACTCGTCGACGGCACCCTGGAGGTGTCGTTCACCGAGCCGGTGCGGGGCGTGGCCCCCGGGCAGGCGATCGTGCTGTACGACGACACGCGCGTGGTGGGGTCGGCGACGATCGCGACGACCACGCGCGCGGCGACGGCGATGGCCTGA
- a CDS encoding SDR family oxidoreductase, with the protein MADMPTHVITGAGSGIGAAVARRLHARGDQLVLHARDAGRAKELAAEYPGASTLVGDLADPDKLSWAFSHQTLPDRVDTLLHIAGVVDLGPVGDLTPKTWRHQLNVNLIAPAELTRHFLPQLRLSGGHVLFVNSGAGLRASADWSAYAASKHGLKALADSLRHEEHANGVRVTSVYPGRTASPMQAKVHQQEGKQYDPSQWIDPESVATTILMAIDLPGDAEVNDLTVRPGR; encoded by the coding sequence ATGGCGGACATGCCAACACATGTGATCACCGGGGCCGGTTCCGGCATCGGCGCGGCCGTCGCCCGCCGGCTGCACGCGCGCGGGGACCAACTCGTGCTCCACGCGCGCGACGCGGGCCGCGCGAAGGAACTGGCGGCGGAGTACCCCGGGGCGAGCACCCTGGTGGGCGACCTGGCCGACCCGGACAAGCTCAGCTGGGCGTTCTCGCACCAGACCCTGCCCGACCGCGTGGACACGCTCCTGCACATCGCCGGGGTGGTCGACCTGGGCCCGGTGGGCGACCTCACTCCCAAGACCTGGCGCCACCAGCTGAACGTCAACCTGATCGCCCCCGCCGAACTGACCCGCCACTTCCTGCCCCAACTCCGGCTGTCCGGCGGCCACGTCCTCTTCGTGAACTCCGGCGCGGGCCTGCGGGCGAGCGCCGACTGGTCCGCGTACGCCGCCTCCAAGCACGGCCTGAAGGCCCTGGCGGACTCCCTGCGCCACGAGGAACACGCCAACGGCGTGCGCGTCACCTCGGTCTACCCGGGCCGCACCGCCAGCCCCATGCAGGCCAAGGTCCACCAACAGGAGGGCAAGCAGTACGACCCCTCCCAGTGGATCGACCCCGAGTCGGTCGCGACGACGATCCTGATGGCGATCGATCTGCCGGGGGACGCGGAGGTCAACGACCTGACGGTGCGGCCGGGGCGGTGA